From a single Glycine soja cultivar W05 chromosome 19, ASM419377v2, whole genome shotgun sequence genomic region:
- the LOC114399289 gene encoding uncharacterized protein LOC114399289: MVVEICSENCGVSMSPRISFSHDFSQSDVIPVEKHPLRSNSSGLNSSIDFDFCVHESLELESSSADELFSHGVLLPTQIKNNNINNNAILKPKSQLAPPPPQPQPQLPPPPKAICDNASSTTRKSSKKESHKVGKELNDEVDEKQSSKSFWRFKRSSSCGSGYGSSLCPLPLLSRSNSTGSSPSVKRIPLSKEVKQNSQKRSSSSTRFSQSHHLASHNHQKPPLKRSHGSYANNGVRVSPVLNVPSANLFGLGSIFSNNRDKSKK; the protein is encoded by the coding sequence ATGGTTGTTGAGATTTGCTCAGAAAATTGTGGGGTGTCAATGAGTCCAAGGATTTCATTCTCTCATGACTTCTCCCAATCAGATGTCATCCCAGTTGAGAAGCACCCTTTGAGATCAAACTCATCTGGCTTGAACTCAAGcattgattttgatttctgTGTTCATGAAAGCTTAGAGCTTGAGTCCTCTTCAGCAGATGAGCTTTTCTCACATGGGGTTCTCCTTCCCACACAAATCAAGAACAAtaacatcaacaacaatgctATTTTGAAGCCAAAAAGCCAACtagcaccgccaccacctcaacCTCAACCTCAATTACCACCTCCCCCAAAAGCTATTTGTGACAATGCTTCTTCCACCACCAGAAAAAGCTCAAAGAAAGAGAGTCACAAAGTTGGCAAGGAGTTGAATGATGAAGTGGATGAGAAGCAAAGTTCCAAGTCATTTTGGAGGTTCAAGAGAAGTAGTAGTTGTGGAAGTGGATATGGGAGTAGCTTGTGTCCTTTGCCACTTTTATCTAGAAGCAACTCAACTGGGTCTTCACCAAGTGTTAAAAGGATACCACTTTCAAAAGAGGTTAAGCAAAATTCTCAGAAACGTTCTTCTTCCAGCACAAGGTTTTCTCAGTCTCACCACTTGGCTTCACACAATCATCAAAAGCCTCCATTAAAGAGGAGTCATGGGTCTTATGCTAATAATGGTGTTAGAGTTAGTCCTGTTCTCAATGTTCCTTCTGCAAACCTTTTTGGTTTAGGCTCAATCTTCTCCAACAATAGAGATAAGAGCAAGAAGTAA